The following are encoded together in the Conger conger chromosome 11, fConCon1.1, whole genome shotgun sequence genome:
- the LOC133141306 gene encoding beta-1,4-galactosyltransferase galt-1-like isoform X3, protein MEKKTLLKWTLCITVIFVLMTAMWMNRKNFNSSLYVHDDTIIHNDDSPIHSNQTTITPVNNLKQTTVTPVKNSKQKTVTPVKDSKQKTITPIKNSKHLMVSAFKDHRVNGATRIISILNRDHLQPLFCIFCCGNNYSTPAEIDVHSDHFGFSYVTTDVLCKNKPNCDATHVTLSLLPDKVDSNIDFLPIQNQKWQEEAFPYEFTICISNLFASYNNVLQFVQTMEVYRLLGIQRVVIYNTSCGPDLEKVLHYYSEEGMLEIVQWPIDQFLNPSKGWNFKEHGGDMHYYGQLTTLNECIYRNMYRSRYVLLNDIDEIIMPYQHANLHLLLEDLQHQQPNVAVFLIENHIFPKSQFDESGRFNRTEWKKVPGINILEHVYREPDRKHVFNPTKILANPRQVVQTSVHSVLKNYGGTYRVPPDVCRIVHVRGPLQGSLTKEQLFVDKKLWEFEKALLPNVDNVLKKSGIFN, encoded by the coding sequence ATGGAGAAAAAAACGTTATTGAAATGGACATTATGCATTACAGTCATCTTTGTATTAATGACTGCCATGTGGATGAATCGTAAGAATTTCAACTCAAGCCTTTACGTACATGATGACACAATTATTCATAATGATGACAGTCCAATCCACTCAAACCAGACAACTATAACGCCAGTTAATAACTTAAAACAGACAACTGTAACTCCAGTTAAGAACTCAAAACAGAAAACTGTAACTCCAGTTAAGGACTCAAAACAGAAAACTATAACCCCAATTAAGAACTCAAAACATTTAATGGTTTCTGCCTTCAAAGACCACAGGGTAAATGGAGCAACTCGGATCATTAGCATCTTAAACAGAGACCACCTGCAGCCactgttttgtattttctgttgtGGAAACAATTATTCCACTCCAGCAGAAATAGATGTGCACAGTgaccattttggattttcataTGTGACTACTGATGTGCTGtgtaaaaataaaccaaactgCGATGCCACACatgtcacactctctctcctgccagACAAGGTGGACAGCAACATAGACTTCCTACCAATACAGAACCAGAAATGGCAAGAGGAAGCCTTCCCATATGAATTTACAATTTGCATCTCCAACCTGTTTGCAAGCTATAACAATGTCCTTCAGTTTGTACAGACTATGGAAGTGTACAGACTCCTGGGTATTCAGAGAGTGGTTATCTACAACACCAGCTGTGGTCCAGACCTTGAGAAGGTGCTGCATTACTACAGTGAGGAGGGCATGCTGGAAATTGTACAATGGCCAATAGACCAATTCCTCAACCCCTCCAAAGGCTGGAACTTCAAAGAGCACGGGGGGGACATGCATTACTATGGTCAACTGACTACTCTTAATGAGTGCATCTACAGAAACATGTACAGGTCCCGGTATGTGCTGCTAAATGACATTGATGAGATCATTATGCCTTACCAACACGCAAACCTACATCTGCTCCTGGAAGACCTCCAACACCAACAACCAAATGTGGCTGTTTTTCTCATTGAGAACCACATTTTCCCGAAAAGCCAGTTTGATGAGAGCGGCCGGTTCAACCGCACAGAGTGGAAGAAGGTGCCAGGGATCAACATCCTGGAACATGTCTACAGAGAGCCAGACAGGAAGCACGTTTTTAATCCTACCAAGATACTTGCCAATCCCAGGCAGGTAGTGCAGACGTCTGTGCACTCAGTCCTAAAGAATTATGGAGGTACTTATAGGGTACCGCCAGATGTGTGCAGAATTGTGCATGTCAGAGGGCCCCTACAAGGAAGCCTCACCAAGGAACAACTGTTTGTAGACAAAAAGCTTTGGGAATTTGAAAAGGCCCTCCTGCCAAATGTTGATAATGTATTGAAGAAATCTGGGATCTTCAATTGA
- the LOC133141306 gene encoding beta-1,4-galactosyltransferase galt-1-like isoform X4 — MEKKTLLKWTLCITVIFVLMTAMWMNRKNFNSSLYVHDDTIIHNDDSPIHSNQTTITPVNNLKQTTVTPVKNSKQKTVTPVKDSKQKTITPIKNSKHLMVSAFKDHRVNGATRIISILNRDHLQPLFCIFCCGNNYSTPAEIDVHSDHFGFSYVTTDVLCKNKPNCDATHVTLSLLPDKVDSNIDFLPIQNQKWQEEAFPYEFTICISNLFASYNNVLQFVQTMEVYRLLGIQRVVIYNTSCGPDLEKVLHYYSEEGMLEIVQWPIDQFLNPSKGWNFKEHGGDMHYYGQLTTLNECIYRNMYRSRYVLLNDIDEIIMPYQHANLHLLLEDLQHQQPNVAVFLIENHIFPKSQFDESGRFNRTEWKKVPGINILEHVYREPDRKHVFNPTKILANPRFERHQLVLHGEKNVIEMAIMHYSHLCINECHVDES, encoded by the coding sequence ATGGAGAAAAAAACGTTATTGAAATGGACATTATGCATTACAGTCATCTTTGTATTAATGACTGCCATGTGGATGAATCGTAAGAATTTCAACTCAAGCCTTTACGTACATGATGACACAATTATTCATAATGATGACAGTCCAATCCACTCAAACCAGACAACTATAACGCCAGTTAATAACTTAAAACAGACAACTGTAACTCCAGTTAAGAACTCAAAACAGAAAACTGTAACTCCAGTTAAGGACTCAAAACAGAAAACTATAACCCCAATTAAGAACTCAAAACATTTAATGGTTTCTGCCTTCAAAGACCACAGGGTAAATGGAGCAACTCGGATCATTAGCATCTTAAACAGAGACCACCTGCAGCCactgttttgtattttctgttgtGGAAACAATTATTCCACTCCAGCAGAAATAGATGTGCACAGTgaccattttggattttcataTGTGACTACTGATGTGCTGtgtaaaaataaaccaaactgCGATGCCACACatgtcacactctctctcctgccagACAAGGTGGACAGCAACATAGACTTCCTACCAATACAGAACCAGAAATGGCAAGAGGAAGCCTTCCCATATGAATTTACAATTTGCATCTCCAACCTGTTTGCAAGCTATAACAATGTCCTTCAGTTTGTACAGACTATGGAAGTGTACAGACTCCTGGGTATTCAGAGAGTGGTTATCTACAACACCAGCTGTGGTCCAGACCTTGAGAAGGTGCTGCATTACTACAGTGAGGAGGGCATGCTGGAAATTGTACAATGGCCAATAGACCAATTCCTCAACCCCTCCAAAGGCTGGAACTTCAAAGAGCACGGGGGGGACATGCATTACTATGGTCAACTGACTACTCTTAATGAGTGCATCTACAGAAACATGTACAGGTCCCGGTATGTGCTGCTAAATGACATTGATGAGATCATTATGCCTTACCAACACGCAAACCTACATCTGCTCCTGGAAGACCTCCAACACCAACAACCAAATGTGGCTGTTTTTCTCATTGAGAACCACATTTTCCCGAAAAGCCAGTTTGATGAGAGCGGCCGGTTCAACCGCACAGAGTGGAAGAAGGTGCCAGGGATCAACATCCTGGAACATGTCTACAGAGAGCCAGACAGGAAGCACGTTTTTAATCCTACCAAGATACTTGCCAATCCCAG